DNA from Toxoplasma gondii ME49 chromosome X, whole genome shotgun sequence:
GAGTCCTGAAAGGCGgacaaagagagacttcacttcctcggtcttcttcttcccagtCTGCTTGCCTGATTCGTCGGAAGCGGAGAAGCGGCGCTGAAGTCTGTTCTGCTCTCACCCCCGGGCGAGTCGCCACACCttcttccagcttcttctgaagcgtttttctcgaggagaaagacatcCTTGCGTCTCGACAGTCCTGACAACTTCTTGGAGAGGTCTGGCGAACAAGGACCTGCCATCCagtctcccctttctcctccctctccgcgtcgctggtgtctcttcctctcctgcctctcttgcctctcttgcctctcctttctctcgtaCCTACTCTCGTACCTTattctcgccttcctctcctttttcttccacacactctgccgtttctcctttcttgtcaCCTCCGCAATGTCGGGTGCAACTCCAGGCGCTGTGGCAGCGCTGCAGCCTGCGAGCGCGGCGCCGGCGTTGTTCACGATTCCGGCAGATGTTGCGCCGTCGGACTTGCCTGACCATTACTTGGGGCAAGAAGAGTTGCGCGGCATCGACAAGCAAATGGAGAAGCTCTTCAAATGCGAAAAActcgatgaagaagaagtccGCAGCCTCTGCGCCGTTTTGAAGGTAGCGCAGAACCACAACAACGCAGAGTGAACGGaagtcgcttctctcccgcgctcCCCACATCGCCTCTGCTTACCTCTCTCCatgctcttctctgtcgcctttttcCTCCATCTCTTCTTGGCCTCCTgagtctcctctgtctcctctcgatgTCACCgatctcctttctttttctcgccttcttttcaggtctttgtcgtcttggtttttctgcttcAGGACATTCTTGTGCAAGAGGCGAATGTGCAGCCCGTACGCACACCCGTGACTGTCGTCGGAGATATTCACGGACAGTTCCACGATCTCCTGGAAATCTTCAAATGCGCGGGCAGTGAGTTCTCGTCTTGTCTTTTGTCTTCGTtcgcctttccctctcttcgtctttgctttctttccttgtgttttttgtgtttcccCGGGGGTCTCCAGCCGCCTGTCGCTGCGCCTCGGACCACAGCctcgtttcttgtttttcctttcttgtcgtacgcgcttcttcttctctctccaggcaTCGCctgagttctctctcctgttccttcGCCGCGTTagctcgtcttctttgcttcGCCAGTCCTCGCCCTGtgtgcgtcgccttcgttcgTCAGTGCTGCCTGCTTCTGCTTGCTGtcgctctgcgtttttctgctgtcGTTCCACGGCACCCACTCGCGGCCTTTCATCGGATTTCATTGCACTGTTTTCACTTGACAAGGCgaatcgttttctctgcgtcgggGAAGGCCGCTCCTTTTTGCCGGGCAGTGGCTCATGTCCCCACTCTGTTTTTGTGGAATCTggttttctgctttttccctTCAGCCTGTCCGTCTGTGaatttcctcttcctcggcgaCTACGTGGATCGAGGCCTGAACTCGGTCGAGTCCGTGagcctcgtctttctcctgaaggtaagaaaaaggagaacgcCTCCTCTTCGGACGTACAtcgaagagaacagaggaaagccGAGCACGGAgcggaacgagaaagaagagagatgcgGAAGGCGAACAAGATCCGTGAAGACAACGTTGCGGCTTTCCTCATTTCTTACCGGCAGGTCCGATATCGACACAGAGTAACGCTGATCCGAGGCAATCATGAAAGTCGGCAAATCACTCAAGTGTATGGATTCTACGACGAGTGCCTGCGCAAATATGGAAACGCCAACGTCTGGAACTACTTCACTGGTAAGAGCGCgaacgttttcttcttcttcttcttacctgcctgcttctcttgCCCCCGCTCTGTCCTTCCTTCCACCTTCTCGCGGTTGTACAGGTTCAGCAAACGACGCGTCCTTCCCTGGACGCCGACGTCTGCATGTGATGCGTATCGAGTAGCTGCGTGAAGCGATTTCGCATGCATCTTTGTCTCCGTGTTTGGCGCGTTTATCCTTGCGTCTGTGGAGACCGGTGGAACTTGGCGAGTCtcgattttcttcttcagatgtTTTCGACTACCTCCCCTTGAGCGCGCTAATTGAAGATCAAATTTTCTGTCCGCATGCGGGTTTGTCGCCCACCATCGAAACTCTTGACCATGTGCGTCTTCTCGAAAGGTGAGTTTTTCGGACTCTTTCTCGCTCCCCGCGGCGTCGCGTCTCCGTTGCTgacttcccttcttcctccgtgcTTTGACCTCCTCGGTCCTTTCTccttgcgtctccttctctcgtttctctcgtggtgttcgtcttctctggtttcctccttcttctactcttcttctctgcccctggcgcttcctcttgctctctctctccgagctgctcgcgttttctccgagTCAGAGATGTTTGGGTGTGGAGTCGCGAGCGAAACGTCTCCACTTCGTCTCTTCAGTGGCTGCTGTGTCGCGTTTTTTGCGGCGTCGAAACGAAACGTCTTCCCCTTCTGGAGTCTCTGAATGCCGCCTGTTGCGCGCAGAAGagtctttccttttcctttcgtttcttcactttttcgcgtcttcaGATTCCAAGAAGTTCCACACGAAGGCCCGATGTGCGACCTACTCTGGTCAGACCCTGAGGAACAGATGCCTGGCTGGGGGATGTCTCCGCGCGGAGCAGGtgagttttctcttttcggttgtctccttgttcctctttctctccgctctctttttcattcctctttcccctcctttcttctcttctctctgcgccattcttctgccttgccttttctttccactcGCTCTTTTTcattcctctctcccctcctttcttctcttctctctgcgccattcttctgtcttgccttccctctctccgccattccatctttcttctcctctctccgccgtCAATCGTCGTTTCCGGTTCTtgcttgcatgcgtcctcctcgttcctcttgGCCAGGCTACACGTTTGGTCAAGATATCTCGGAGAAATTCAATCACGTCAACGGCTTGAAGCTGATCGCCAGAGCTCACCAGCTCATCATGGAGGTAAGTGTCTCAGTGTCTTGACCTGACATTTGTTTCATTTTTTTcagttcctcgtctctctggtCCCTCATCGCTTTGCTCCTCTCACGCTCGTGGTCaacgtcgttttctcttcgtcgagtttttctcgcgtttctcgcctctctccggtTCTCGGTGCCCTTGATCTGCAGTCTCACAGAGTGGctgtcttgttctttcctcgtttccttcgccgttcttctgccgccttcctctcctccctctcctcttttgtTCCCTGTCTTGGTGCTTCGCTCGCTGCTGTTTCCTCGCGCTCACGtttccgcttctttctccttcgaccTTCAGGGATTTCAGTGGTCACAGGCGAACAACGTCGTCACCATTTTCTCTGCGCCGAACTATTGCTACCGCTGTGGCAACCAAGCTGCAATCATGAAGATCGACGAGCACATGAACTACACCTTGTAAGGGAAACTTCTCTCGACTTGTCTTCTTTGCTGATTCGCCTCAAGGAAACAACCTTCCGTTTGTCTACAGAGCATGcacttctttgtctccaccttctcaAAACGCTTCTCAGGCTCACCTCGTCAGCCGACGTCTCCCTTTTGCGTCATCATCTTCTCTTCTAGAGAAGGGCATTCCTCGTCGCTGGCAGTTCCTGACCCCTCAGAAGTTCGCCTCTTGTGTCCTGTTCGATTTGGCGTCAgtcctgcgtctctttccctgGACTTCCTTCGAGATCTGCAGAGTTCTGCTCTCCCGCGACCCGGAGGAACTGTGGTCCTGGTTTACGTCCAGCGAAGCTTCGTTAGATCTGTGGATGCGTTAAAAACGTTTCTCGACTACCACCCCACACATATAGAGATAGATACGCACCTCCGCCCTGAAGGCGGCGACGAAGCTCGCGTGATGCATGAGACTCAACAtttgcgtcctcttcttttctcttcttcggcgctTACGCCGTCGAGAAATCacctctgctctctgtgtgtgccttGTTTTCTCGCCTCAGCATCCAGTTCAATCCGTCGCTTCTGCAAGCCTCGGGAGCAGACATGCAGAAACGAATTCCGGACTACTTCCTGTGAGGGGAGACCGACAAAACAAACGAAGGCTTGAGGAGGCCAGGACAAACGCTCCGTGGTTCTAGAAACACAGGCGAGAAGGATGCGAGGCGATGAGGAAGaatgcgaagaaaagagagaacgaggcgaagaggggagagctagaagaagaggcggacagaataagaagggaggaggggaggagaaggagatgaTGGAGATGGTGAGAGGAACCAAGGAGGCAGAACagcagagaacaggaagagacgagagaaagagaagagacggacgaagaagagagaagaggcccTCGAAAGAGGAGTTTCTGGCAGAGTTCGAGAGCGGCGCCTTGCGTCGCCAAGGCATTTGCTGACAAAGAACCAAGAAGAACGCATCGAAGGACCAGAGGGAGGCTGTTGTTGTtttgaaggagaagagaacgtgAAGAATCCAAGAGTCGCGAGAGTGTTCTCCACAGGGAAATCTGCAATTATTCAAGGCTGCTTCTGTGTTCAACTGCCCGGCGGAAACCGCCCCAGTCCATCGGAGGCAGAACCATCGATCTGTCGAGAGAGTTTCTatcgtttttttcgcagctCTCTTTTTATGCGTTTGTCTCTGGGGAGGGCAAAAAAAGTCGGTGAACAGAACTACACTacttatgcatatatacatgatccttgtctgtgtgtttgcataatatatatatataattgtATTTATACGCATATGAATCTCTCTAGATACAtgtttgcatatatatatatatatatatatatatatatatatatatatattcatatgcaTTTGGGCAGGGCTGCACCGGCTGAAAGGAGACTGACTTCTGTGAATGGGTGAACGAGTCCTGAGTTCGGCTTCGACTCGATCGGTGGTTTAGCGTAGAAAGTGGAAGTTCCGTTTGTGGGTTCCGTTTGTGGGAGAGTGCAGTGACTGCGTCGCTTGTCTTTTGATTTCGTTTCGGgactgagagagaaaggtttcttctttcgacCGTTGCGTTTCTTTCGCCGACGATAAGCCGAGTTGGACAAACGCAGTTGAACAatccagagaggagaaagctCCACAAGTGGGGGGGGAGCTGCGGATGGCCTGGATGttcagggagaagaagcaggaatCGTGGACAAGGTGCCTACAAAGAGACTGTgaaaagagaacaggaagacgaCTAAGAAAAGAAGTCGAACGTGGAACtgagggaaaaggaaaaggtgatggagagaaggcggaaagaAGGGGAGTGAAAGAAGACTGTGGCAGAGAGACTGGGAGAAAGCGaccaagaggagaagagaaagaaagaaggtaGACTACCTTCTTGTCAGGTCTCTTGCTGTGCAAGAGAGTCCTGGACTTTGCCTTAAAAAGAGGCATTCTTGTTTCCTGTGCTGCGTTGTTCTTGTCTGTCACCTCCGTATTGTCTGGATAGGGCCAGAGAGCCTCTTCACATCTGCtgtcgtctttgtcttttcttcttggtcTGCTCTCGACTGTCTCGTCTGTCGTTTTCACACCGCTGCTGTTCTTCCAACTTCCgcgtcgttttttttctggttctcttttctccgctgcttctttttcctttttccttgcGATTGCCAGCACACTGCCTttcgtcctttctcttcgttttttgcactctttctctttttggAGGCGGCCGTCCCCCCGGTCCCCGGGGCGTATCGGTCTGCCCGGCGCAAGTGAGAAAGGCTTTTCTGGGATACGAATTGTGTAAATATCGAATTCGCCGAACGCTTTCTCGCATTTCGCTTTGGACAATTGTTTAAAGGAATTGAACGATACCGTAAATCGAACCTCTGTTTGCCGCTGAAGGACGTCcaaacgcgagagagtgGATGCACTGTGTTTTCAAACGGCTGCTCGTGTCGAGGCATGGTGCGCAACTCCCGCCCCGATTCTTTTTCGTATCTTCCATCTTTCTCGAGGCATTTCTTCACAGCTTAAACATCGCTTGCAGGTACTCGATTCAAACCAGCATACACTCGAAACACAGCGGCCACCGTCGCTCGAACCTGCTCTCGACCCCAGacgctctcgtctcttctccacttctccctCTATGCCTGTCTCACTGTTCCCCACCTCCCAGCAGAAAGACGTCTCAATTCGTCTGTGTCGCTGAAAAGAATTCATCGCGACTGGAAAGCTGGAACGGACTGAAGCCGAACCTGCCATTCGCGGGTGTCTTCACGCATGCCCGAAGTCGCTTCcactcttctcgctttcagTGGTTTTGGGACGTGGAACGTCTCGTTTCTGAAAACGGCAACCTGCGTTCCACACCAGGTGAAGCCAGTTCCGGTCGCTGGCGAAAGAATGGAACCGGTTTTGTCTGCTTGAAACTTCACTAgatgcgtcgctctctgcagtgCTCTACGCCGTAGGAGAGAATGCGCTTTCTACCGGCTGCCTTGTTGTTTCTCGGTGTGAGGGAGGGAGGGGGGATAGAATCCAGGTTTCCTCGTTCTGCCATGAACTCTTGGCTGCCCGCAGCGTTCTGGCatgtttcgcttctccctaGCGGAACTCGCAGCTGATCTCCGCGCGTCCGCGTtcgagacaggaagaggggaggaaaggcgaagatgGGGAGAAcgggaacagagagaaaagagagagaggagactccAGATGCGAGCgcgacgagaggagagagaacaccCGCGTGACCAGGTGGAGAGActcacgaagaagaaaggcaagaggcgagagagacagcaaacgcggagcgcggagagaaagcagagcaAGATGTAAAAGATGAGCGAGAATGCGAAGCCGCAAGCGTGTGAACTCGAACGACACAGTCCGGCCCGCATGTCCTCTGTTGAGGTGAAGACGGAACGCGAATGACAAAAGGGCGCGACACcggaacgcatgcatttcgAGTCTTTTTGTCTGAACCATtgttgtcgcttcttcttctctcttccaaatggaagaaaggcgacacaACGCGCGCGAGGCTCACACACCGCAAACGAAAGTCCGTACATGCATGCGGGCATCTGTGCATCATCTGTGTCGCCTCCAATGATGAGAGATAGACGACGAAGTTCTTCGCGACAGCTGCACCCCAGGACCTCCTTTGGTCGCCATGTACAAACCACACAACGAGacaaagtggagaaaggatTCATCCCCGGAGCACCGCCTATAAGCCGCACAGCACTGCCTTGGACTttcggaagaaaaacgccttCGAAAAACCTTTCTCCACATACACACCGCAGAAGTTTGTTGCGGAGTGTTGCGagctc
Protein-coding regions in this window:
- a CDS encoding serine/threonine-protein phosphatase PP2A catalytic subunit (encoded by transcript TGME49_224220~Signal peptide predicted by SignalP 2.0 HMM (probability 0.715) with cleavage site probability 0.622 at residue 17); translation: MSGATPGAVAALQPASAAPALFTIPADVAPSDLPDHYLGQEELRGIDKQMEKLFKCEKLDEEEVRSLCAVLKDILVQEANVQPVRTPVTVVGDIHGQFHDLLEIFKCAGTCPSVNFLFLGDYVDRGLNSVESVSLVFLLKVRYRHRVTLIRGNHESRQITQVYGFYDECLRKYGNANVWNYFTDVFDYLPLSALIEDQIFCPHAGLSPTIETLDHVRLLERFQEVPHEGPMCDLLWSDPEEQMPGWGMSPRGAGYTFGQDISEKFNHVNGLKLIARAHQLIMEGFQWSQANNVVTIFSAPNYCYRCGNQAAIMKIDEHMNYTFIQFNPSLLQASGADMQKRIPDYFL